One segment of uncultured Tolumonas sp. DNA contains the following:
- the cysT gene encoding sulfate ABC transporter permease subunit CysT, translating into MRFRSHSVLPGFAPTLGFSLLYLSLMVLLPLSALVLYSVTKQDMSQFWQVISNPRVIASFKLSFGAAAIAALLNTLFGSIIAWTLVRYEFFGKRIMDSLIDLPFAMPTAVSGIALSAIFAGNGWIGHYFAPYGIKLAFNPIGVVIALTFIGLPFVVRTMQPVLKEHERELEEAAACLGANRWVTFQKIIFPALVPAALTGFALAFARAVGEYGSVIFIAGNLPMVSEIAPLMIMSHLEEYDYAGAAAIATVMLGISFVLLLLINQLQAWSWQRLGGAR; encoded by the coding sequence ATGCGTTTTCGATCTCATTCCGTTCTGCCGGGGTTTGCCCCCACCTTAGGTTTCAGCCTGCTCTATCTCAGTCTGATGGTGCTACTGCCGTTGTCGGCACTGGTGCTCTACAGTGTGACTAAACAAGATATGAGCCAGTTCTGGCAAGTGATTAGTAATCCGCGGGTCATTGCTTCCTTCAAACTCAGTTTTGGCGCGGCGGCGATTGCGGCACTGCTGAATACGTTGTTTGGTTCCATTATTGCTTGGACCTTGGTGCGTTATGAATTTTTTGGCAAACGCATCATGGATTCACTGATCGACTTACCGTTTGCTATGCCTACGGCGGTATCCGGTATTGCGTTATCCGCTATTTTTGCGGGTAACGGTTGGATTGGCCACTATTTCGCGCCTTACGGCATCAAGCTGGCGTTTAACCCGATCGGTGTGGTGATTGCGCTGACCTTCATTGGTTTGCCATTTGTGGTGCGCACCATGCAGCCAGTGTTGAAAGAACATGAACGCGAGTTGGAAGAGGCTGCTGCCTGTCTCGGCGCCAATCGTTGGGTCACTTTCCAAAAAATCATTTTTCCCGCTTTAGTGCCAGCAGCATTAACAGGCTTTGCCTTAGCGTTTGCTCGCGCGGTAGGGGAATACGGTTCAGTTATTTTTATCGCTGGTAACTTACCGATGGTGTCAGAAATTGCACCATTGATGATCATGAGCCATCTGGAAGAGTACGACTATGCCGGTGCGGCAGCGATTGCTACGGTGATGCTGGGTATCTCTTTTGTTCTACTGCTGTTGATTAACCAGTTGCAAGCATGGAGCTGGCAGCGTCTGGGAGGAGCCCGCTAA
- a CDS encoding alpha/beta fold hydrolase yields the protein MNNILLVPGLYNSGPQHWQTLWHQQHPHWLRIEQSDWTTPDLQRWAAPVLEILKNSPEPLTLVAHSFGCLASLYAATQLPDKVSSLFLVAPADPELLGVQEGLIYHPTSVSGRIIASSNDPWMSLDRICLWSQRWRLPLSLLGPLRHINAESGHGEWPEGLELLRWHCQQLAKAA from the coding sequence ATGAACAATATTCTGCTCGTTCCCGGTTTGTATAACAGTGGTCCACAGCATTGGCAGACCTTGTGGCATCAGCAACACCCGCATTGGTTGCGTATTGAACAATCTGATTGGACTACACCGGATCTGCAACGCTGGGCTGCACCAGTACTGGAAATATTGAAAAACAGCCCAGAACCACTCACGCTGGTGGCGCATTCATTTGGTTGTTTAGCCAGTTTATATGCTGCCACGCAATTGCCCGATAAAGTGAGCTCGCTATTTTTAGTGGCCCCGGCCGATCCGGAGTTACTGGGGGTACAAGAAGGGCTGATTTACCATCCGACATCGGTTTCAGGGCGTATTATTGCCAGCAGTAATGACCCTTGGATGTCATTGGATCGCATTTGTCTGTGGAGTCAGCGTTGGCGCTTACCGCTAAGTTTGTTAGGCCCGTTGCGTCATATCAATGCGGAATCAGGCCATGGTGAGTGGCCGGAAGGGCTGGAATTGTTGCGCTGGCATTGTCAGCAATTGGCTAAAGCGGCTTAA
- a CDS encoding sulfate ABC transporter substrate-binding protein → MKKSVLLVAGLLAALTVQTVSAAEVKLLNVSYDPTRELYQDYNKSFSQFWQQQHGDSVNVSQSHGGSGKQARAVIEGLDADVITLALAQDINKVAQQGLVAPDWESKLPNHASPFTSTIVFLVRKDNPKHIQDWADLIRPDVEVVTPNPKTSGGARWNYLAAWGYALHKTGNEQGARDYISKLFKNVKVLDSGARGATTSFVERGLGDVLIAWENEAYLVLNELGKDKFELITPSESILAEPPVAVVDQVAKKHGTEAVAKAYVEHLYSDDAQRIAGKHFYRPSNPVIAKEFAQQFSPVKLFTVRELEGDWAKAQQRHFASGGTFDQLYQPGQ, encoded by the coding sequence ATGAAAAAATCAGTATTGTTAGTAGCCGGGTTGTTAGCTGCATTAACCGTGCAAACTGTATCCGCTGCCGAAGTAAAACTACTGAATGTTTCTTACGATCCCACTCGTGAGCTCTATCAGGATTACAACAAATCCTTTTCACAATTCTGGCAGCAACAACATGGCGATAGCGTGAATGTCAGTCAATCGCATGGCGGTTCGGGCAAACAGGCGCGTGCAGTCATTGAGGGGCTGGATGCCGATGTCATCACCTTGGCATTGGCACAAGACATCAATAAGGTCGCACAGCAAGGTCTGGTTGCCCCTGATTGGGAAAGCAAATTACCCAATCATGCTTCACCGTTTACCTCTACCATCGTATTTCTAGTGCGCAAAGATAACCCGAAACATATCCAAGACTGGGCGGATCTGATCCGTCCCGATGTCGAAGTTGTAACCCCTAATCCGAAAACTTCAGGCGGTGCGCGTTGGAATTATCTGGCGGCTTGGGGTTATGCATTACATAAAACCGGCAATGAGCAGGGTGCCCGTGATTACATCAGTAAATTATTTAAAAATGTAAAAGTGCTGGATTCTGGCGCACGTGGTGCCACGACCAGTTTTGTGGAGCGTGGTCTTGGCGATGTGTTGATTGCCTGGGAAAACGAAGCTTATCTGGTGCTGAATGAATTAGGCAAAGATAAATTCGAGTTGATCACACCGTCGGAATCTATTTTGGCGGAGCCACCGGTGGCTGTGGTTGATCAGGTCGCGAAAAAACACGGTACTGAAGCGGTAGCCAAAGCGTATGTCGAACATCTTTATTCGGATGATGCACAGCGTATTGCGGGCAAACATTTTTATCGCCCTAGTAATCCGGTCATTGCCAAAGAGTTCGCGCAGCAGTTTTCTCCGGTTAAATTATTCACGGTGCGTGAATTGGAAGGTGATTGGGCAAAAGCACAGCAACGTCATTTTGCCAGTGGTGGTACGTTTGACCAGTTGTACCAGCCAGGTCAGTAA
- the zntB gene encoding zinc transporter ZntB translates to MSDQLPFHVSPKSQHQPKALVPAEPVLALQLDANGRYHKLSAGGSVPTERCWLHLDYSAESAKEWLRHSPLLPDVVRESLLGESNRPKLVKVNGGLLLTLRGINHNEGQRPDQMVAIRFFITDKLIVSTRHRRVYAVEQVVRNLRQGLGPRSTTDWLVDVCENLAEQAGDFIDEVMDKIVRLEDEILEQKINSRRELVEIRRQLIVLRRYLAPQRDVFSRLANEKITWLEKDDLRHLQDIADRMGRWLEDLDASIARTSLLADEINALMTEAMNRRTYIMSLFAMVFLPLSFFTGLLGVNLGGIPGNTSPWGFIGFCLLLLAIAGSILLWLKLRRWV, encoded by the coding sequence ATGTCAGATCAATTACCCTTTCATGTCAGCCCTAAATCACAGCATCAGCCGAAAGCATTGGTTCCGGCAGAACCGGTGCTGGCGTTACAGCTAGATGCCAACGGGCGGTACCATAAGTTATCCGCCGGTGGTTCAGTACCAACAGAACGTTGCTGGTTACATCTGGATTATTCGGCGGAAAGTGCAAAAGAGTGGTTACGTCATTCGCCATTGTTACCTGATGTTGTGCGTGAATCTCTGCTGGGTGAAAGTAACCGGCCTAAATTGGTCAAAGTGAATGGTGGGTTGTTACTGACATTAAGGGGTATTAACCATAACGAAGGGCAGCGACCGGACCAGATGGTGGCGATCCGTTTTTTTATTACCGATAAGTTAATTGTCTCGACCCGCCATCGTCGCGTATATGCCGTTGAGCAGGTGGTACGTAATTTACGGCAGGGCTTGGGGCCGCGTTCTACAACGGATTGGTTGGTGGATGTGTGTGAAAATCTGGCGGAACAGGCCGGGGATTTCATCGATGAAGTCATGGATAAAATTGTCCGGTTAGAAGATGAAATACTGGAACAGAAAATTAACTCCCGGCGCGAGTTGGTTGAGATCCGCCGGCAATTGATTGTCTTACGCCGTTATTTGGCGCCTCAGCGCGATGTGTTTAGCCGTTTGGCGAATGAGAAGATTACCTGGTTGGAAAAAGACGATCTGCGACATTTACAGGATATTGCCGATCGTATGGGGCGTTGGCTGGAAGATCTGGATGCCAGTATTGCGCGGACATCGCTGTTAGCGGATGAGATTAATGCCTTAATGACTGAAGCCATGAACCGACGCACCTATATTATGTCTCTGTTTGCTATGGTTTTTTTGCCATTATCATTTTTTACTGGTTTGCTGGGGGTGAATCTCGGCGGTATTCCGGGGAATACCTCGCCATGGGGGTTTATTGGTTTTTGCCTGTTATTGTTAGCCATTGCCGGTAGTATTTTGTTATGGCTGAAATTACGTCGGTGGGTGTAG
- a CDS encoding DNA-3-methyladenine glycosylase I, translated as MERHCAWIMSDPDYIAYHDQQWGRPEYDDRKLFAMLCLEGQQAGLSWLTILKRIPAYYAAFADFDPVQLAEFDEQQLELLMNDQSIIRNRLKISAIRQNARCYLALQQQGVVFSDWLWQFVDGKPVINHWQHAKEIPVTTPQAEAMSKALKKAGFKFVGPTICYAFMQAVGMVNDHLVDCPWHHLCEKTAS; from the coding sequence ATGGAACGACATTGTGCCTGGATCATGTCTGATCCAGACTATATTGCTTATCACGACCAGCAGTGGGGTCGCCCGGAATATGATGATCGGAAGTTGTTCGCTATGCTTTGCTTGGAAGGGCAACAAGCGGGGTTATCGTGGTTAACTATTCTGAAACGGATACCTGCATACTATGCCGCTTTTGCTGATTTTGATCCGGTGCAACTGGCTGAATTTGATGAGCAACAGCTAGAATTATTGATGAACGATCAATCGATTATTCGCAATCGGCTTAAAATTAGTGCCATTAGGCAGAATGCCCGCTGTTATCTGGCCTTACAGCAGCAAGGTGTCGTGTTTTCGGATTGGTTATGGCAATTCGTGGATGGAAAACCAGTGATCAATCATTGGCAGCATGCTAAAGAGATACCCGTGACGACGCCACAAGCAGAAGCAATGTCGAAGGCGCTGAAAAAAGCCGGTTTTAAATTTGTCGGTCCAACGATTTGTTATGCATTTATGCAGGCGGTGGGCATGGTCAACGATCATTTGGTTGATTGTCCGTGGCATCATCTCTGCGAAAAAACAGCTTCCTGA
- the glyQ gene encoding glycine--tRNA ligase subunit alpha translates to MQKFDIKTFQGLILSLQDYWARQGCVISQPLDMEVGAGTSHPMTFLRAIGPEPMNCAYVQPSRRPTDGRYGENPNRLQHYYQFQVILKPSPDNIQELYLGSLRELGFDPLVHDIRFVEDNWENPTLGAWGLGWEIWLNGMEVTQFTYFQQVGGLECSPVTGEITYGLERLAMYIQGVDSLYDLVWADGPLGKVTYRDVFHQNEVEQSTYNFEHADVPFLFQLFDQCEKECQHLLNLELPLPLPAYERILKAAHAFNLLDARHAISVTERQRYILRIRALSKAVAEAYYAARERLGFPMCKATQA, encoded by the coding sequence ATGCAGAAATTTGATATTAAAACATTTCAGGGACTCATTTTATCCCTGCAAGATTACTGGGCCCGCCAGGGTTGTGTGATTTCACAACCGCTCGATATGGAAGTGGGCGCAGGTACTTCACATCCAATGACCTTTTTACGGGCTATTGGTCCGGAGCCGATGAACTGTGCTTACGTGCAGCCGTCGCGTCGTCCGACCGATGGCCGTTACGGGGAAAACCCGAACCGTCTGCAACATTATTACCAGTTTCAGGTCATTCTGAAGCCATCACCGGACAATATTCAGGAATTATATCTGGGTTCGTTACGTGAGCTGGGCTTTGACCCGTTGGTCCATGATATTCGTTTTGTTGAAGACAACTGGGAAAACCCAACCCTGGGTGCCTGGGGTCTGGGCTGGGAAATCTGGCTAAACGGCATGGAAGTCACTCAGTTCACCTACTTCCAGCAAGTCGGTGGTTTAGAGTGCTCACCAGTCACTGGCGAAATCACTTACGGTCTGGAACGTCTGGCGATGTATATCCAAGGCGTGGATAGTCTGTACGATCTGGTTTGGGCTGATGGCCCACTGGGTAAAGTGACTTATCGTGACGTGTTCCACCAAAATGAAGTGGAACAATCCACTTACAACTTTGAACACGCTGACGTGCCATTCCTGTTCCAGTTGTTCGATCAATGTGAAAAAGAATGTCAGCATTTGCTGAATCTGGAACTGCCGCTGCCACTGCCTGCTTATGAGCGTATTTTGAAAGCGGCACATGCCTTTAACCTGCTGGATGCCCGTCACGCGATTTCCGTGACCGAGCGTCAACGCTACATTCTGCGTATCCGGGCACTTTCCAAAGCGGTAGCGGAAGCCTACTACGCCGCGCGCGAACGTCTCGGTTTCCCGATGTGCAAAGCAACTCAAGCGTAA
- the glyS gene encoding glycine--tRNA ligase subunit beta, with protein sequence MATENFLIELGTEELPPKALRKLAQAFADNFTAELDKAGLTHQGVQWFAAPRRLALKVTSLADKQADKQVEKRGPAVSAAFDASGTPTPAASGWAKSNGIEVAQAERLATDKGEWLVYRANVAGQATTELLGIMVATALAGLPIPKPMRWGAKRTQFIRPVHTLCMLFGGELVAGEVLGLQSARTIRGHRFMGEAEFEISHADQYPALLLEKGKVQADYEARKAFIKAGAEAAAKQLGGVADLEDSLLEEVTSLVEWPVILTAKFEEKFLAVPAEALVYTMKGDQKYFPVYDATGKLLPNFIFVSNIESKDPTQIIQGNERVVRPRLSDAEFFFNTDKKHTLASRLESLDTVLFQQQLGTLKDKSVRIAELSAFIAAQISADVEHATRAGLLSKCDLMTNMVMEFTDTQGVMGMHYARHDHEAEDVAVALNEQYMPRFAGDNLPNGLVACAVAIADKLDSLAGIFGIGQAPKGDKDPFALRRAAIGTLRIIVEKQLDLDLVTIVDKAVELYGSKLTNKKVTDEVIDFLLARFRASYQEAGIAVDVIQAVLARRPTRPADFDARVKAVSHFRTLDAAQALAAANKRVSNILAKFDGKLKDSVDSALLQDAAEQQLAEQVASMETKLAPLFAAGEYQQALTELAVLREAVDTFFDKVMVMADDEALKLNRLTLLARLQALFLQAADISLLQQ encoded by the coding sequence ATGGCAACTGAAAACTTTTTAATTGAACTGGGCACGGAAGAGCTGCCACCGAAAGCGCTGCGAAAACTCGCACAAGCCTTTGCTGACAACTTTACTGCGGAACTGGATAAAGCCGGTCTGACCCATCAGGGCGTGCAATGGTTTGCAGCACCGCGCCGTCTGGCACTGAAAGTAACTTCACTGGCTGACAAGCAAGCGGACAAACAGGTTGAGAAACGCGGTCCGGCTGTCTCTGCTGCATTTGATGCGTCAGGCACACCAACACCTGCCGCATCCGGTTGGGCAAAATCGAACGGCATTGAAGTCGCACAAGCCGAACGTCTGGCCACCGACAAGGGTGAATGGCTGGTCTATCGTGCCAATGTCGCCGGTCAAGCGACCACTGAACTGCTGGGCATTATGGTGGCGACCGCGTTAGCGGGTTTACCAATTCCAAAACCAATGCGTTGGGGTGCAAAACGCACGCAATTTATCCGCCCGGTACATACCCTGTGTATGCTGTTTGGCGGTGAATTAGTAGCTGGTGAAGTGCTAGGCCTGCAATCTGCACGCACCATCCGTGGCCATCGCTTCATGGGTGAAGCGGAATTTGAAATCAGCCATGCCGATCAATACCCTGCTTTGCTGCTGGAAAAAGGCAAAGTGCAAGCTGACTACGAAGCGCGTAAGGCGTTCATCAAAGCTGGCGCTGAAGCGGCGGCGAAACAGTTAGGCGGTGTTGCGGATCTGGAAGATTCACTGCTGGAAGAAGTCACCTCGCTGGTAGAATGGCCAGTGATCCTGACTGCGAAATTTGAAGAAAAATTCCTGGCTGTTCCGGCAGAAGCGCTGGTTTACACCATGAAAGGCGACCAGAAATATTTCCCTGTGTATGACGCTACTGGCAAATTGCTGCCAAACTTCATCTTCGTCAGCAACATCGAATCAAAAGACCCAACTCAGATCATTCAGGGTAACGAACGTGTTGTGCGCCCTCGTCTGTCAGATGCAGAGTTCTTCTTTAACACCGATAAAAAACATACCTTGGCTTCCCGTTTGGAAAGTCTGGATACCGTGTTGTTCCAGCAACAACTGGGTACACTGAAAGACAAATCTGTACGTATCGCAGAACTGTCGGCCTTCATCGCCGCACAGATTAGTGCTGACGTGGAACATGCCACGCGTGCTGGTTTGCTGTCGAAGTGTGACCTGATGACCAACATGGTGATGGAGTTTACCGACACGCAAGGCGTGATGGGTATGCACTACGCACGTCACGATCATGAAGCCGAAGATGTCGCTGTAGCACTGAACGAGCAGTACATGCCACGTTTTGCCGGTGATAACCTGCCAAATGGTCTGGTTGCTTGTGCGGTAGCCATCGCAGACAAACTGGACAGCCTCGCCGGTATCTTTGGCATTGGTCAGGCGCCGAAAGGTGATAAAGACCCGTTTGCACTGCGTCGTGCCGCGATTGGTACACTGCGTATCATCGTTGAAAAACAGCTGGATCTGGATCTGGTCACTATCGTTGATAAAGCAGTTGAGCTGTACGGTAGCAAACTGACCAACAAGAAAGTCACCGACGAAGTGATCGATTTCCTGCTGGCGCGTTTCCGTGCCTCTTATCAGGAAGCCGGCATTGCGGTTGACGTCATTCAGGCTGTACTGGCACGTCGTCCGACCCGCCCTGCCGATTTTGATGCGCGCGTTAAAGCAGTCAGCCATTTCCGCACACTGGATGCAGCACAAGCACTTGCTGCAGCGAACAAACGTGTGAGCAACATTCTGGCGAAGTTTGATGGCAAGCTGAAAGACAGCGTTGACTCAGCGTTGTTACAAGATGCCGCTGAACAGCAGTTAGCCGAGCAAGTGGCCAGCATGGAAACTAAACTGGCACCGTTGTTTGCTGCTGGTGAATATCAGCAAGCGTTAACAGAATTGGCGGTGCTGCGTGAAGCTGTTGACACCTTCTTTGATAAAGTGATGGTGATGGCCGATGATGAAGCGCTGAAGCTGAATCGTCTGACGCTGCTGGCGCGTCTGCAAGCCCTGTTCCTGCAAGCGGCGGATATCTCGCTATTGCAGCAATAA
- a CDS encoding valine--pyruvate transaminase, translating to MQFSQFGEKFTRLAGISQLMDDLNQGLKNPEAIMLGGGNPAAIPEMVELFRQATAHQLENGTLLKAMLNYDGPQGHDGFRHALAELFCKEYGWAITPDHIALTNGSQSAFFYLFNLLAGEYATGQQKKVLFPLAPEYIGYADGGLSEDQFVACKPHIDYLDNGLFKYRVDFDALEVGDDIGLICVSRPTNPTGNVLTDDEIARLDEIARAKGIPLLIDNAYGTPFPHIIFSEVTPFWNDNTILCMSLSKLGLPGLRCGIVIADPKIIQAMGNISGIINLAPSGVGPALVQHWIESGDILRYSADIIAPYYQHKAQQAVEWLQQAIPAPKLRIHKPEGALFLWLWFDGLPISCQQLYEKLKQRGLIIVPGHYFFPGLPDKKWQHQYECIRLNYAQPEEKVKQGIAILQQVINEL from the coding sequence ATGCAATTTTCACAATTCGGCGAGAAATTCACGCGGTTGGCTGGTATCAGTCAACTAATGGACGATCTGAATCAGGGTCTGAAAAACCCGGAAGCTATCATGCTGGGCGGTGGTAACCCTGCCGCGATTCCTGAGATGGTCGAGCTATTTCGACAAGCGACCGCTCATCAACTGGAAAATGGCACGCTGCTTAAAGCCATGCTGAACTATGATGGTCCGCAAGGTCATGATGGTTTTCGCCACGCCCTCGCTGAATTGTTTTGCAAGGAATATGGCTGGGCTATCACCCCTGACCATATCGCACTGACCAACGGTAGTCAGAGCGCCTTCTTTTATCTGTTCAACTTGCTGGCGGGTGAATACGCGACAGGTCAGCAGAAAAAAGTACTATTCCCGCTAGCACCGGAATATATCGGTTATGCCGATGGCGGGCTGAGCGAAGATCAATTTGTCGCCTGCAAACCCCACATTGATTATCTGGATAACGGCCTGTTTAAATACCGCGTTGATTTTGATGCCTTGGAAGTGGGTGATGATATTGGTTTGATCTGTGTGTCGCGCCCAACCAATCCAACCGGTAATGTATTAACCGACGACGAAATAGCACGACTGGATGAGATCGCCCGCGCGAAAGGCATTCCACTGCTGATCGACAATGCCTATGGCACCCCCTTTCCACATATCATCTTCAGCGAAGTGACTCCTTTCTGGAATGACAATACGATCCTGTGTATGAGTTTATCTAAACTCGGTTTACCGGGTTTGCGCTGCGGTATTGTGATCGCCGATCCAAAAATCATTCAGGCAATGGGTAACATCTCCGGCATTATCAATTTAGCCCCCAGCGGTGTCGGCCCAGCCTTGGTGCAGCACTGGATAGAATCTGGCGATATTCTGCGTTACAGCGCAGATATTATTGCGCCCTATTACCAGCACAAAGCACAGCAAGCAGTTGAGTGGTTACAGCAGGCTATTCCAGCACCAAAATTGCGGATCCATAAACCGGAAGGTGCACTGTTTTTATGGTTATGGTTTGACGGGCTACCCATTTCTTGCCAGCAACTCTATGAAAAACTAAAACAACGCGGTTTAATTATCGTCCCCGGTCATTATTTTTTCCCCGGGTTACCGGATAAAAAATGGCAGCATCAGTATGAATGTATTCGCCTGAATTACGCGCAACCAGAAGAAAAAGTAAAACAAGGGATCGCGATACTGCAACAGGTCATCAACGAACTATAA
- a CDS encoding diguanylate cyclase gives MTGMINSLPLDEFHRILDILQTIDVGLVVLDHNYQITLWNGFMENHSGYNLSQLAEHNVFHYFPELAEEWLRQKVEAVFTLRCASFISWELRPYLFNFPASRPFTGMSDIMYQNVTIMPLVSRHGDISHVCLIIYDVTDAATSKQALQEANQQLTTLSITDRLTGLYNRGYWEECLRNEFNRYHRTGKVSTLMMLDIDFFKKVNDTYGHLAGDEVLRRASTLLRQIVRCSDMPGRYGGEEFGVLLTDINESIALHVAERLRRSMEKEIVTFDGQQIRFTISIGLAEVTHEQPSALHWLQKADAALYHSKHSGRNRVTASRELSPA, from the coding sequence ATGACAGGTATGATCAACTCTCTCCCATTGGATGAGTTTCACCGCATACTGGATATCCTGCAAACCATTGATGTCGGGTTAGTCGTATTAGACCACAACTATCAGATCACGCTGTGGAACGGTTTTATGGAAAACCACAGCGGTTACAACCTTAGCCAACTGGCAGAACATAATGTTTTTCACTATTTTCCTGAATTAGCCGAAGAATGGTTACGTCAGAAAGTAGAAGCAGTATTCACGCTACGTTGTGCCAGTTTTATCTCTTGGGAGTTAAGGCCCTATCTGTTTAACTTCCCTGCCAGCCGCCCCTTTACCGGCATGAGTGATATCATGTATCAGAATGTCACCATCATGCCGTTAGTCTCACGCCATGGTGATATCAGCCACGTTTGTCTCATCATCTATGATGTCACCGATGCTGCGACCAGCAAACAAGCCTTACAAGAAGCCAATCAGCAACTGACTACCCTCTCGATTACCGATCGTTTAACCGGTTTGTATAACCGCGGTTATTGGGAAGAATGTCTGCGCAATGAATTTAATCGTTATCACCGCACAGGCAAAGTCAGCACCCTGATGATGCTGGATATAGATTTCTTCAAGAAAGTGAATGATACCTACGGGCACCTTGCCGGCGATGAAGTCTTACGCCGCGCCTCAACACTCTTACGCCAAATAGTCCGTTGCTCTGATATGCCAGGACGGTATGGCGGCGAGGAATTTGGGGTATTACTCACCGACATCAATGAATCCATCGCCCTGCATGTGGCTGAACGGTTACGGCGTAGTATGGAAAAAGAGATTGTTACTTTTGATGGGCAACAGATCCGCTTCACTATCAGTATTGGTTTGGCCGAGGTAACTCATGAACAACCATCCGCTTTGCACTGGTTACAAAAAGCAGATGCCGCACTGTATCACTCAAAACACTCTGGGCGTAATCGGGTAACAGCCTCGAGAGAGCTATCGCCAGCATAA